In the genome of Chitinophagales bacterium, one region contains:
- a CDS encoding gamma carbonic anhydrase family protein: MQHLISLNNRSPKTGKECFFAPNSFLVGDVICGDQCSFWFNTVVRGDVNSIIMGDRVNIQDGAVVHCTYQKTKTTIGNDVSIGHNAIVHGCQLGNNVLVGMGAIIMDNAIVGDNALIAAGAVVLEGTEIPEGTVFAGVPAKLVKQLPPETFEDTNQRIARNYIKYAGWYKV; encoded by the coding sequence ATGCAACATCTAATTTCTTTAAACAACAGATCTCCCAAAACAGGAAAAGAATGTTTTTTTGCCCCTAATAGTTTTCTGGTGGGCGATGTAATTTGTGGGGATCAATGTAGTTTTTGGTTCAATACTGTTGTACGGGGAGATGTAAATAGCATCATTATGGGAGACAGGGTAAATATACAGGACGGAGCTGTTGTCCATTGCACGTACCAAAAAACAAAGACCACAATTGGCAATGATGTTTCTATAGGCCACAATGCTATTGTGCATGGTTGTCAACTTGGAAACAATGTTTTGGTAGGTATGGGTGCCATTATAATGGACAATGCCATTGTAGGAGATAATGCATTGATAGCTGCCGGGGCTGTTGTTTTAGAAGGCACTGAAATTCCTGAAGGCACTGTTTTTGCTGGTGTCCCGGCAAAATTGGTCAAACAATTGCCTCCAGAAACTTTTGAGGATACGAACCAGCGTATTGCCCGCAATTACATAAAATATGCCGGCTGGTACAAGGTTTAA